A single Calditrichota bacterium DNA region contains:
- a CDS encoding SDR family oxidoreductase has translation MNLANDLSGKTVLVTGSSRGIGRACAKLFAECGCRIGIHYTQDISSAKSLQKEISVESHIFQADLLSEEGCRELVNSAGKTFGTIDILVINHGVWERGDIDKITQQELDRTIDLNLKSIFYLTREALPYFPDSGGAMVFIASTAGQRGEPHYSHYAASKGGVISLTKSLAVELAPRKIRVNCVAPGWVMTDMTRDILSGEYLRQVEAATPLNRVADPEDIAPAVLFLASNFAGHITGEILNVNGGSVLCG, from the coding sequence GTGAATTTAGCAAACGACCTGTCAGGAAAAACCGTCCTCGTCACCGGTTCCAGCCGCGGTATCGGGCGAGCATGCGCGAAGTTGTTCGCCGAATGCGGTTGTCGCATCGGAATTCATTACACGCAGGATATTTCATCTGCCAAATCGCTGCAGAAAGAAATTTCCGTGGAAAGCCACATTTTTCAAGCTGACCTGTTATCAGAAGAGGGCTGCCGTGAATTGGTCAACTCCGCCGGAAAAACGTTCGGCACCATCGACATCCTCGTCATCAATCACGGCGTCTGGGAGCGCGGCGACATTGACAAAATTACGCAACAGGAACTCGACCGCACCATTGATTTGAACTTGAAAAGCATTTTTTATTTGACCCGCGAGGCTCTCCCCTATTTCCCCGATTCAGGCGGAGCAATGGTTTTCATTGCCAGCACAGCGGGCCAGCGCGGCGAACCGCACTACTCTCACTACGCTGCCAGCAAGGGCGGAGTGATTTCGCTGACAAAATCATTAGCCGTGGAATTAGCGCCGCGTAAAATCAGAGTCAATTGCGTGGCTCCGGGTTGGGTGATGACAGATATGACGCGAGATATTTTGTCCGGGGAATATCTGCGCCAAGTGGAAGCTGCCACGCCGCTAAACAGAGTCGCTGATCCGGAAGATATCGCGCCGGCAGTGCTTTTTCTGGCATCGAATTTCGCCGGACACATCACCGGAGAAATCTTGAACGTCAACGGCGGGAGTGTGCTCTGCGGTTAA